A single Desulfomonile tiedjei DNA region contains:
- a CDS encoding ATPase, with amino-acid sequence MARDFGGGVDVGSCTTKAVVVDKEERILGSHVLYSGTDFEVASETAWTECLRAAGLDRADVTSVISTGYGRRSVPFASSNRTEISCHGRGCLHFFPGPITVVDIGGQDNKVIKLDKDGHRVSFKMNRKCAAGTGAFLEEMALRLRLPLQDLDGLARNADGEVALGSYCTVFTATEVLEKIKAGHRVEQIVRGLFHSVVKRIMEMDVLTDTVVLTGGVIEHNPFLAELIKQHTASPVAIPPHPQITGALGAALYAVV; translated from the coding sequence ATGGCGCGCGATTTTGGAGGCGGAGTCGATGTCGGCTCCTGCACGACTAAGGCAGTAGTAGTTGACAAAGAGGAGCGCATCCTCGGGAGTCATGTGCTTTATTCCGGCACTGATTTCGAGGTTGCGTCGGAGACCGCGTGGACAGAGTGTTTACGGGCCGCGGGACTCGACCGCGCGGATGTTACGTCCGTAATATCGACGGGATACGGTAGGAGGAGTGTTCCTTTCGCGTCGTCGAATCGGACGGAGATCTCATGTCATGGTCGGGGCTGTCTGCATTTCTTTCCCGGCCCGATCACGGTGGTGGACATCGGAGGACAGGACAATAAGGTCATAAAGCTGGACAAAGACGGGCATCGGGTGAGTTTCAAAATGAACCGAAAATGCGCTGCCGGAACAGGCGCATTCCTTGAAGAGATGGCTTTGCGGCTCCGCCTCCCGCTCCAAGACCTTGACGGACTGGCTCGAAACGCGGACGGTGAAGTCGCTCTGGGAAGTTATTGCACGGTCTTTACAGCCACGGAGGTGCTGGAGAAGATCAAGGCCGGCCATCGAGTGGAACAGATCGTCAGAGGCCTCTTCCATTCCGTGGTGAAGCGAATCATGGAAATGGACGTGTTGACCGACACCGTCGTACTCACCGGTGGCGTGATCGAACACAACCCTTTCCTCGCGGAACTCATCAAACAGCATACCGCCAGCCCCGTCGCCATACCGCCGCATCCGCAAATTACCGGCGCTCTCGGAGCCGCTCTATACGCAGTGGTGTAG
- the asnB gene encoding asparagine synthase (glutamine-hydrolyzing) has product MCGICGIVDFSEKPFSGTVEAMTSSLKHRGPDMGGTHAFPACVFGFRRLSIIDLSVSAGQPMLSQDGTTAVVFNGEIYNFREIRKFLESKGHRFRTQSDTEVLLELYLQKKEAMLDDLNGMFSFAIWDDREKRLFLARDRLGKKPLYYTHAKDRVSFSSELYSLLRDPAVPRDLNNQAVFEYLLYDFIPAPDSIFKGVFKLPAAHAAIFDAGGFRVWRYWEPPFPEESNDYPSQRSALLDLLQDAVRLRLISDVPLGSFLSGGLDSTLITALMRENVSNRVRTFSISFPGTSHDESKWSRLAAEALATDHSEQPVDYGVEDLLPKMVRHFGEPFGDSSAIPTWRLCEMTRQHVTVALSGDGGDELFGGYERYLARRVQLIYDLLPTALRRKVIEPLVRSLPATTDYYGTSAAKKLLLFVEASGRIRDNPLAVVPRTFSVPQVAGLTGLHYQADLDPVISAARQWMGLDPVSRMMLTDLQTYLAEDILTKVDRMSMAHALEVRSPLLDYRVVELAGRMPLRFKIRGVGTKRILRDAAQGRVPAEILGRSKYGFQIPLGSWFKGRLKSWGEQRLMESTHGLFDKKGVEDLWKEHQLGRADHTHRLWLLIFFNEWHEQFRQETGVISRTG; this is encoded by the coding sequence ATGTGCGGAATTTGCGGAATTGTTGACTTCTCAGAGAAACCGTTCAGTGGAACGGTTGAGGCTATGACCTCCAGCCTGAAGCACCGAGGTCCCGACATGGGCGGGACTCATGCTTTTCCCGCGTGTGTTTTCGGGTTCCGAAGGCTGTCAATAATCGATCTTTCCGTTTCCGCCGGGCAACCCATGCTGTCACAAGATGGAACCACCGCGGTGGTTTTCAATGGCGAGATCTACAACTTCCGTGAAATCCGCAAGTTCCTGGAAAGCAAAGGCCATAGGTTCCGGACCCAATCGGACACTGAGGTCTTGTTGGAGCTGTACCTCCAAAAAAAAGAAGCCATGCTGGATGACCTCAACGGCATGTTCAGCTTCGCTATATGGGACGATCGCGAGAAACGACTGTTTCTGGCACGCGATCGTTTAGGAAAGAAGCCGCTTTATTACACTCATGCCAAGGACAGAGTCAGCTTTTCGTCTGAGCTTTATTCTCTGCTTCGAGATCCGGCCGTTCCTCGAGACCTGAATAATCAGGCGGTTTTTGAATACCTTCTTTACGACTTCATCCCGGCTCCGGACTCGATTTTCAAGGGAGTGTTCAAACTTCCCGCTGCTCATGCGGCGATCTTCGATGCCGGGGGATTTCGCGTTTGGCGTTACTGGGAGCCCCCTTTTCCTGAGGAATCGAACGACTACCCATCCCAGAGAAGCGCCCTGCTGGACTTGCTTCAAGATGCAGTTCGTTTGCGGCTCATATCGGACGTGCCCCTGGGCTCTTTTCTCAGCGGGGGCCTGGATTCCACCTTGATCACGGCCCTTATGCGCGAAAACGTTTCCAACAGGGTACGGACATTCAGCATATCCTTTCCGGGAACCAGCCATGACGAATCTAAATGGTCCAGGCTGGCCGCGGAGGCTCTAGCAACCGATCACAGCGAGCAACCGGTTGATTACGGTGTTGAAGACCTGTTGCCGAAGATGGTTCGCCATTTTGGTGAGCCCTTCGGGGATTCATCAGCGATCCCTACCTGGCGCCTTTGCGAAATGACCCGGCAGCACGTTACCGTGGCCCTGTCCGGTGATGGGGGCGACGAACTCTTTGGCGGGTACGAAAGGTATCTGGCCCGCCGCGTTCAACTGATCTACGATCTGTTGCCAACCGCGCTGAGACGCAAGGTCATAGAACCCTTGGTACGGAGTTTGCCTGCGACCACGGACTATTACGGAACCAGCGCGGCCAAGAAGTTGCTTCTTTTCGTGGAGGCGTCCGGACGTATTCGTGACAACCCTCTAGCAGTGGTGCCCAGGACCTTTTCGGTTCCACAAGTCGCGGGATTGACCGGTCTGCACTATCAAGCTGACTTGGACCCCGTAATCTCAGCCGCGAGACAATGGATGGGACTGGATCCAGTCAGCCGCATGATGCTGACCGACCTTCAGACATACTTGGCAGAGGACATCCTCACCAAAGTGGATAGAATGAGCATGGCTCACGCCCTGGAGGTGCGCAGCCCGCTGCTGGACTATCGAGTTGTCGAGCTTGCCGGCCGGATGCCGTTGAGGTTCAAGATAAGAGGCGTCGGGACCAAGAGGATTCTTCGCGATGCTGCACAGGGACGCGTCCCGGCCGAGATACTAGGGCGATCCAAGTATGGGTTCCAAATACCTCTTGGCTCCTGGTTCAAGGGTAGGCTGAAGAGTTGGGGCGAACAGCGGCTGATGGAGAGTACCCACGGTCTTTTCGACAAAAAGGGTGTTGAAGACCTTTGGAAAGAGCACCAACTGGGACGGGCCGATCATACTCACAGGCTTTGGCTGCTGATCTTTTTCAATGAGTGGCACGAGCAATTTCGACAAGAGACGGGCGTGATTTCCAGGACGGGATAA
- a CDS encoding 2-hydroxyacyl-CoA dehydratase produces MAEQDKAKRKSFAAASEMKRLMADHFHSLDAAKKAGRPKVAWCTSVGPAELLHAMGFLVYYPENHGALLGATRMATDFIPVANSIGYSPDICSYLTSDVGAYLKGQTPLTKSYGLESIPKADILVYNTNQCRDVQDWFAFYAREWDVPLVGIHTHRNIKAVQQYHITDLAAQMKAMIPTLEQVSGNRFDVDRLREVVSLSLECTRLWRQVLECGAAKPAPLTFFDASIHMAPAVVLRGLPEAVEYYKLLLNELDERIAQKTAAIDGERHRIYWDGMPIWGKLRDLSDQFSSLKTNIVASTYCNSWIFDAFDPAEPFESMARAYTELFIVRDESYKEAYMDQWIERFGVDGVIFHDAKTCPNNSNSRYSMPQRMTKRLKVPSLVIQGDLNDLRCYSEEQTKTNIEAFIEQLDDQR; encoded by the coding sequence ATGGCCGAGCAAGATAAGGCTAAAAGAAAGTCGTTCGCAGCGGCTTCTGAAATGAAAAGACTGATGGCCGATCATTTTCACTCGCTGGATGCAGCGAAAAAGGCCGGCCGGCCCAAAGTTGCCTGGTGCACTTCCGTAGGACCCGCGGAACTCCTCCACGCTATGGGATTCCTCGTCTATTATCCTGAAAATCACGGCGCTCTTTTGGGCGCGACTCGCATGGCCACGGATTTCATTCCGGTAGCCAATTCAATCGGGTACTCGCCGGACATCTGTTCCTACCTCACGTCCGACGTGGGCGCCTACCTCAAGGGACAGACGCCGCTGACCAAGTCCTATGGGTTGGAATCCATCCCAAAGGCCGACATTCTGGTCTATAACACCAACCAGTGCCGAGACGTTCAGGACTGGTTCGCCTTTTACGCGCGTGAATGGGATGTTCCGCTCGTGGGAATACACACGCACCGAAACATTAAGGCGGTCCAACAGTACCACATCACGGATCTGGCAGCTCAGATGAAAGCCATGATCCCCACCCTGGAGCAAGTGTCCGGGAATCGATTCGACGTGGATCGGCTCCGTGAGGTCGTATCGCTTTCCCTGGAATGCACCAGGCTCTGGCGACAAGTCCTGGAATGCGGAGCTGCCAAGCCCGCGCCGTTGACCTTTTTCGACGCCAGTATTCATATGGCTCCGGCGGTGGTCCTCCGAGGATTGCCCGAAGCAGTGGAGTACTATAAGTTGCTCCTGAACGAACTGGACGAGCGCATTGCACAAAAGACCGCGGCAATAGACGGCGAACGCCACAGGATCTACTGGGACGGCATGCCCATCTGGGGGAAGCTCAGGGATCTGAGCGACCAGTTTTCATCGCTCAAAACAAATATCGTCGCGTCAACCTACTGCAATAGCTGGATCTTTGACGCATTCGACCCCGCGGAACCCTTCGAGTCCATGGCCAGAGCGTACACGGAGCTTTTTATCGTTCGAGACGAATCCTATAAAGAGGCGTACATGGACCAATGGATCGAGCGCTTCGGGGTGGACGGCGTGATTTTCCACGACGCGAAAACATGCCCGAACAACTCCAACAGCCGTTACTCCATGCCCCAACGCATGACCAAACGCCTCAAGGTCCCCTCGCTGGTAATCCAAGGCGACCTTAACGACCTGCGATGCTACTCCGAAGAACAAACTAAGACCAATATAGAAGCATTCATCGAACAACTAGACGACCAACGGTGA